The following coding sequences are from one Enterococcus sp. 4G2_DIV0659 window:
- a CDS encoding DUF1697 domain-containing protein, whose amino-acid sequence MKTYIALLRGVNVGGKNRVVMSTLKECFEHHGFRNVVTYLNSGNVIFSSEETDSLRLAKDCEQLIESEFGLPITVTILSGEALLEALEQMPDWWNADKESKHNAIFVIPPTTTEEVIVSVGEAKEEYEKVAHHGGVIFWSAPIKTFSRTRWSKIVGTKLYDRITIRNANTVNKLAELVQKNR is encoded by the coding sequence ATGAAAACATATATCGCATTGTTGCGCGGTGTGAATGTTGGTGGAAAAAATAGAGTCGTTATGTCAACTCTTAAAGAATGCTTTGAACACCATGGTTTTAGGAATGTTGTTACGTATTTAAATAGTGGAAATGTTATTTTTTCAAGTGAAGAGACAGACAGTTTACGATTAGCAAAAGACTGTGAGCAATTGATTGAATCGGAATTTGGGCTACCAATTACCGTTACTATTTTATCGGGTGAGGCTTTATTAGAAGCTTTAGAACAGATGCCGGATTGGTGGAATGCCGATAAAGAGTCAAAACACAATGCGATTTTTGTGATTCCTCCAACAACAACAGAAGAAGTAATCGTATCTGTAGGTGAAGCAAAAGAGGAGTATGAAAAAGTTGCACATCATGGCGGTGTGATTTTCTGGTCAGCTCCGATCAAAACATTTTCAAGAACACGCTGGTCAAAAATCGTTGGGACGAAGCTTTATGACCGAATCACGATTAGGAATGCGAATACGGTTAATAAACTAGCTGAACTTGTTCAGAAAAATCGTTAA
- a CDS encoding iron chaperone, with translation MKDINEFFSSITEPEHRTKVEELFKWTMDHYPQLNVVIKWNQPMFTDHETFIIAYSTTKKHISIAPETVTIATFKDEIEKTGYQHTDNIIKITWAEPIDYTFLKKIIDYNIEEKAHYTKFWRE, from the coding sequence ATGAAAGACATCAATGAATTTTTTTCAAGTATCACTGAACCTGAGCACCGCACAAAAGTAGAAGAACTTTTTAAATGGACCATGGATCACTATCCACAATTGAATGTTGTGATTAAATGGAACCAACCAATGTTTACAGACCATGAAACTTTTATCATCGCCTACAGTACGACTAAAAAGCATATTTCAATTGCTCCAGAAACAGTGACAATTGCGACCTTCAAGGACGAGATTGAAAAAACGGGCTATCAACATACTGATAATATTATTAAAATAACTTGGGCCGAACCAATCGACTACACCTTCCTAAAAAAAATAATTGATTATAATATTGAAGAAAAAGCACATTATACAAAATTTTGGCGAGAGTAA
- a CDS encoding MFS transporter, translating into MAHNVMKKISILSVSLVVVSGGAIGANIPAMAETFPNVPLSLVEMLTTIPALFIIPAVLISTKIAKYLGYKTTVLLGLSIVLISGIVPAVSTNFILILISRACFGFGVGLFNSLLVSLIRYFYQGNERATTIGFQSAFEGIGGMSLTFVVGQLLKISWQTSFWVYLFVLPIILFVVLFVPSVSEKDIQLVHGERMTKGTPKENKQKEGSMSWLAFSGYIVLLIIVVCMYMSITVKGTLLMTTLGYGNATDGSNIMALIGVGAMTAGFSFGYVFKITQRWTMPLVFLVMSGAMVLIGISTSVFLTGVGAVACGFSFRLFIPYLFSQINNGASSQASFRTSLLLVGFNIGSAFSPYGIALIDSVSVFDTVRGTFFSEAIILLFLSLLTTVITLRQKK; encoded by the coding sequence ATGGCTCACAATGTAATGAAAAAAATATCGATTTTATCAGTATCCCTAGTAGTTGTATCGGGTGGTGCAATTGGTGCGAATATACCTGCTATGGCAGAAACATTTCCTAATGTACCATTATCATTAGTCGAAATGTTAACCACAATTCCTGCATTATTTATTATCCCAGCTGTGTTAATAAGTACAAAAATTGCTAAATATCTAGGCTATAAAACAACGGTTTTACTAGGCTTAAGTATTGTATTAATTTCAGGTATTGTCCCAGCCGTATCAACAAATTTTATACTCATTTTAATTTCTAGGGCTTGTTTTGGATTTGGTGTGGGTCTGTTTAATTCTTTATTGGTGTCTTTGATTCGTTACTTTTATCAAGGAAATGAACGTGCTACGACTATCGGTTTTCAAAGTGCTTTTGAAGGAATTGGCGGTATGTCATTGACTTTTGTAGTAGGACAATTACTCAAGATAAGCTGGCAAACGTCCTTTTGGGTTTACTTGTTTGTCTTGCCGATTATTTTATTCGTTGTATTATTTGTGCCTAGTGTTTCTGAAAAGGATATCCAATTAGTGCATGGGGAGCGCATGACAAAAGGAACACCTAAGGAAAATAAGCAGAAGGAAGGATCGATGAGTTGGCTTGCTTTTTCAGGTTATATTGTTTTGTTGATTATAGTTGTTTGTATGTATATGTCAATTACAGTTAAAGGGACTTTACTGATGACGACATTAGGATATGGAAATGCAACGGATGGTAGCAATATAATGGCTTTGATCGGTGTTGGTGCAATGACTGCGGGTTTTTCATTTGGTTATGTTTTTAAAATAACACAGCGTTGGACAATGCCTCTTGTGTTTTTAGTAATGAGTGGCGCGATGGTCTTGATCGGAATTTCTACTAGTGTTTTTCTGACAGGTGTAGGTGCAGTGGCCTGTGGTTTTTCTTTTAGATTGTTTATTCCTTATTTATTTAGTCAGATAAACAATGGAGCCTCTTCTCAAGCATCATTTAGAACCTCATTGCTTTTGGTTGGTTTTAATATTGGTTCTGCGTTTTCTCCATATGGTATTGCGTTGATTGATTCTGTATCAGTTTTTGACACGGTTCGAGGAACTTTTTTTTCCGAGGCAATAATCTTACTTTTTTTATCTCTACTGACGACAGTGATTACTTTAAGACAGAAAAAATGA
- a CDS encoding MerR family transcriptional regulator has protein sequence MTYKIHEFSKITGLTPYTLRFYEKEGLLTVKRDQNNIRMYDDRNKEWIDFFLHLKKTGMTIEDLKQYLNWWHEGDSTNRDRLELLKKQKQSALNELEQLQQAINVLDHKIAVYKKRVQES, from the coding sequence ATGACATATAAAATTCACGAATTTTCAAAAATAACAGGTCTTACGCCTTATACCCTACGTTTTTATGAAAAAGAAGGATTGCTTACCGTTAAAAGGGATCAAAATAATATCCGCATGTATGATGATCGTAATAAAGAGTGGATCGATTTTTTTCTACACTTAAAAAAAACAGGAATGACTATTGAAGATTTAAAACAATACTTGAACTGGTGGCATGAGGGAGATTCCACTAATCGGGATCGCTTAGAGCTATTAAAAAAACAAAAACAGAGTGCTCTGAATGAACTAGAACAACTCCAACAAGCAATTAATGTACTGGATCATAAAATAGCTGTTTATAAAAAAAGAGTCCAAGAATCATAA
- a CDS encoding sensor histidine kinase, with protein sequence MSLQKQITLLVSGLLVSMSLVILLFSVSGANKNFTVERLTALDSSNQEVIKAQAPSNKKGTDLAITLAKARTSFSSTIIFVWLIVIILGTIITYRLVGKSLGSLVKLQKTMSRLDTRNIGKQIEIDPSQPQEVQALSTSYNEMTTRLDESFLKQKNFINNAAHELKTPLAVIITYAQLLQMTADESDQESQKMTDAILSSCDKLSMTLEQLLLLANDNLLQLTDSISTDYIINDVFTELKEQALEKQICLVNKSQKNNQIKGNQVMLGVVVKNLVENAIKYGDEASDVTVMTKVSNDILTVEVRNTGQEIMEDEVESIFDPFYRGQKVSNQIIGNGLGLALVKKIIESHTGEVACTIHGKEICFHFSIPTRQI encoded by the coding sequence ATGAGCTTACAAAAACAAATTACGTTGTTGGTAAGTGGACTTTTGGTGAGCATGTCATTAGTCATTCTGTTGTTTTCTGTATCAGGTGCGAATAAGAACTTCACTGTTGAGCGTTTGACCGCACTTGATTCTAGTAATCAAGAGGTGATAAAAGCACAAGCACCGTCAAATAAAAAAGGCACGGATTTAGCTATTACGCTAGCTAAAGCTAGAACATCGTTTTCATCAACTATTATTTTTGTCTGGTTGATTGTGATTATTTTAGGCACAATTATTACATATAGGTTAGTCGGAAAAAGTCTAGGATCGCTGGTAAAACTCCAAAAAACAATGAGTCGTTTAGACACGAGAAATATTGGCAAACAAATCGAAATTGATCCGAGTCAACCACAAGAAGTTCAAGCATTAAGCACAAGCTACAATGAGATGACTACGAGATTGGATGAATCATTTTTAAAACAAAAAAACTTCATTAATAATGCTGCTCATGAATTAAAAACACCATTAGCTGTCATCATTACATATGCGCAACTACTTCAAATGACTGCAGATGAGTCAGATCAGGAAAGTCAGAAAATGACGGATGCGATTTTATCAAGTTGTGATAAGTTATCAATGACGTTAGAACAATTACTTTTACTAGCAAATGATAATCTTCTACAATTAACAGATTCAATCAGTACAGATTATATAATCAATGATGTATTTACAGAGTTAAAAGAACAAGCTTTGGAAAAACAGATATGCTTGGTAAATAAAAGTCAAAAAAATAATCAAATTAAAGGCAATCAAGTCATGTTAGGTGTAGTAGTTAAAAACCTAGTCGAAAATGCTATTAAATATGGAGATGAAGCATCTGATGTAACCGTTATGACTAAAGTATCCAATGACATTCTCACAGTTGAAGTGAGGAACACTGGACAAGAGATTATGGAAGATGAAGTAGAAAGTATTTTTGACCCTTTTTATCGGGGACAGAAAGTTAGTAATCAAATCATCGGTAATGGCTTAGGCTTAGCGCTAGTCAAAAAAATTATTGAAAGCCATACTGGAGAAGTCGCTTGTACAATCCATGGAAAAGAAATCTGTTTTCATTTCTCCATCCCCACACGTCAGATTTAA
- a CDS encoding response regulator transcription factor — protein MRILIVEDDPLLGEGLCMGLRKKGYAVDKATDGFQAIEMIEITEYDLIVLDLSLPNMSGWEILENVRAHDLEIRILILSAKSFVEDKIKGLDMGANDYLTKPFDFFELEARIRNLLRQKISLEESIIVYGSISLDSAKRIVKVGETPTKLTRKEFGILEYLIKNPEEVYSAEKLMEHVWDGDVDLFSNTFKYHMYSLRKKVADIDPTAAEMIQTLRGVGYCLSTKSMERGS, from the coding sequence ATGCGTATACTTATCGTTGAAGATGATCCTTTATTGGGTGAAGGTTTATGTATGGGACTAAGAAAAAAAGGCTATGCTGTTGATAAAGCAACAGATGGTTTTCAAGCAATTGAGATGATTGAAATAACCGAGTACGATCTAATCGTTTTAGACTTATCCTTGCCAAATATGAGCGGCTGGGAAATTTTAGAAAATGTACGAGCGCATGATTTAGAAATACGAATTCTAATTTTATCAGCAAAAAGCTTTGTCGAAGATAAGATCAAGGGGCTGGATATGGGGGCTAATGATTATTTGACAAAACCTTTTGATTTTTTTGAATTGGAAGCGAGAATAAGAAACCTTCTAAGACAAAAAATTAGTTTAGAGGAATCTATTATTGTTTATGGCTCAATCAGTTTGGATTCTGCCAAGCGAATCGTGAAAGTGGGCGAAACCCCAACGAAACTGACTAGAAAAGAATTTGGAATTTTAGAATATCTGATCAAAAACCCCGAAGAAGTTTATTCGGCTGAAAAACTGATGGAACATGTCTGGGATGGCGATGTAGATTTATTTTCTAATACGTTTAAATATCATATGTACTCATTAAGAAAAAAAGTGGCAGATATTGATCCAACAGCTGCTGAAATGATCCAAACGCTCAGAGGTGTAGGCTATTGTTTATCTACTAAATCAATGGAGAGAGGAAGTTAG
- a CDS encoding ABC transporter ATP-binding protein, whose product MNLELKDITYSYKDGVQEYKVLDNINYTFEAGNFYTIMGPSGAGKTTLLSIASGLMAPIEGSISYRGENIYTTGITKYRKKFTSIIFQAYNLIPYMTAFQNVKVGMEIKSQHVSDVNEYVKNKLRSVGITDELMHKNVMKLSGGQQQRVAVARALSADSPLIFADEPTGNLDHVTSQGIIDMLKELALLEKKCVIMVTHDLEIAKQADISLILKENTLRPL is encoded by the coding sequence ATGAATTTAGAACTGAAAGACATCACATACTCATACAAAGATGGCGTTCAAGAGTATAAGGTTTTGGACAATATCAATTATACATTTGAAGCAGGAAATTTTTATACAATTATGGGACCTTCTGGTGCGGGGAAAACAACATTATTATCCATTGCATCTGGACTGATGGCACCCATTGAAGGCAGTATCAGCTATAGAGGTGAAAATATTTACACAACAGGTATAACCAAATACCGCAAAAAATTCACATCCATTATTTTTCAAGCATACAATTTGATTCCTTATATGACTGCTTTTCAAAATGTCAAAGTTGGCATGGAAATTAAAAGCCAACATGTCTCAGACGTCAATGAATATGTAAAAAATAAACTGAGATCCGTAGGTATTACAGATGAATTGATGCACAAAAATGTAATGAAATTAAGTGGAGGACAACAACAACGAGTTGCTGTAGCCAGAGCATTATCTGCTGATTCACCACTGATTTTTGCAGACGAACCTACAGGAAATCTGGATCACGTGACATCGCAAGGAATTATTGATATGTTAAAAGAACTTGCTCTTCTTGAAAAAAAATGTGTCATCATGGTAACACATGATTTAGAAATTGCGAAACAAGCAGATATTAGTCTTATCTTAAAAGAAAATACACTTAGACCACTGTAA
- a CDS encoding ABC transporter permease, whose translation MSFFKRALISIWQRKGRTALFLGLFLVVFLLILSGFAIQQSAEKSKVDARKQLGAEVRLKRDNDKIKEALFSGNSSIKPLSKETVDKITDLPQVKSVLINGEISGAKGDLISVKPKENSDSNAFSPNVASLDPDQEGPAFKILGTNNLLKTTDFKNRDATLIEGKPITEKTPANSAVVEQTFAKNNKLKLGDTFKIKAFSIDEEETDQEFKVIGIYKSEKEMSALEQMYELAQPENQMYIDIATFFKTSKQANIDDAIFYLKDPLQVDGFVKDAQQQLPTENNFFKLDASTEQYEQMIGPIKKMASFSSIMIKVIVVAGGLILTFLSLLSIRDRKKEVGILLSLGETKIRVILQLVIEIIVVALLSFGLSLAILQVSGQTISDTILTKQVRDADPMMQEDDYGQETDKKIEPVDKMDVQVNGTVISQAGSLGFILIIITTLIPSIIIARTDPKDLFAQKE comes from the coding sequence ATGAGTTTTTTTAAAAGAGCATTAATCAGTATCTGGCAACGGAAAGGACGAACGGCCTTATTCTTAGGGTTATTTCTTGTTGTTTTCTTATTGATTTTGTCAGGATTTGCCATCCAACAATCAGCAGAAAAAAGTAAAGTGGATGCCCGAAAACAATTAGGCGCAGAAGTTCGTCTAAAAAGAGACAACGACAAAATAAAAGAAGCGTTATTCAGCGGGAATTCAAGCATCAAGCCACTGTCCAAAGAGACTGTAGATAAAATTACCGATTTACCTCAAGTAAAAAGTGTATTGATTAATGGTGAAATTAGTGGAGCCAAAGGTGATTTAATATCGGTTAAACCAAAAGAAAATAGTGATAGTAACGCTTTTAGTCCCAACGTGGCTAGTTTAGATCCAGACCAGGAAGGACCGGCTTTTAAAATACTAGGTACCAATAATCTACTAAAAACGACTGATTTTAAAAATCGAGATGCCACACTTATTGAAGGAAAACCTATTACAGAAAAAACACCAGCAAATTCCGCTGTTGTTGAACAAACATTTGCTAAAAATAATAAATTGAAACTAGGTGATACCTTTAAAATTAAAGCTTTTTCAATAGACGAGGAAGAAACAGACCAAGAATTTAAAGTAATCGGCATATATAAAAGTGAAAAAGAGATGTCTGCTTTAGAACAAATGTATGAATTAGCTCAACCAGAAAATCAAATGTATATAGATATTGCTACGTTTTTTAAAACAAGTAAACAAGCCAACATCGATGATGCAATTTTTTATTTAAAAGATCCATTACAAGTTGATGGGTTTGTAAAAGATGCCCAACAACAATTACCAACGGAAAATAACTTCTTTAAATTAGACGCATCCACTGAACAATACGAGCAAATGATCGGTCCTATTAAAAAAATGGCTAGTTTTAGTTCAATCATGATTAAAGTGATTGTAGTAGCAGGTGGATTGATTTTAACATTCTTATCATTACTCTCTATTCGTGATCGAAAAAAAGAAGTTGGGATTTTACTTTCTTTAGGAGAAACAAAAATTAGAGTTATTTTGCAACTGGTAATAGAAATTATAGTGGTTGCATTACTTTCATTTGGCTTATCTTTAGCGATTCTACAAGTTTCCGGTCAAACAATATCCGATACAATATTGACCAAGCAAGTTAGAGATGCTGATCCTATGATGCAAGAAGATGACTATGGACAAGAAACAGACAAAAAAATCGAACCAGTAGATAAAATGGATGTACAAGTAAATGGAACAGTGATTTCCCAAGCAGGGAGTTTAGGTTTTATACTAATCATTATCACAACACTTATACCTAGTATTATTATCGCTAGAACAGATCCTAAAGATTTGTTTGCCCAAAAAGAATAG
- the rlmD gene encoding 23S rRNA (uracil(1939)-C(5))-methyltransferase RlmD has protein sequence MNNFPVNKNETIEVDIIDLTHEGMGVAKVDGYPLFIENALPGEKIEIKVLKVGKSFGYGKVVTILKSSEDRVPAKDENFTKVGISPLQHLAYGAQLTFKTDQVKNVMQRVAKLPDVPVLDALGMNNPWGYRNKAQIPVRKIDDKLQTGFFRKNSHDLIPLEHFYIQDPKIDEAVIKIRDIMRRYSIKPYNESDNTGNLRHIVVRRGYHTGEMMVVLITRTPKLFPTSKIIPDILEALPEVVSIVQNVNAKKTNVIFGDETILLHGEDKIIDTIFDLKFEISSRSFYQVNPQQTEVMYNKVKEYAALTGEEVIVDAYCGIGTIGLTLAKDAKHVYGVEVIEEAVKNAESNAKLNNITNATFTAGLAEEALPRMIENDIKPDVVIVDPPRKGLEVSLVETLIETKPKRIVYVSCNPATLARDLALLVEGGFEVKEVQPVDNFPQTTHIESVTLLTRMV, from the coding sequence ATGAATAATTTTCCAGTGAACAAAAACGAAACAATCGAAGTTGATATTATTGATCTGACACATGAAGGAATGGGTGTGGCCAAAGTTGATGGCTATCCACTTTTTATAGAAAATGCTTTACCAGGTGAGAAAATCGAAATCAAAGTATTGAAAGTCGGCAAAAGTTTTGGCTACGGAAAAGTAGTCACTATTTTAAAATCAAGTGAAGATCGTGTACCAGCCAAAGATGAGAACTTTACAAAAGTTGGCATCAGCCCGTTACAACATTTAGCCTACGGCGCTCAGCTCACATTTAAAACCGATCAAGTGAAAAACGTGATGCAGCGTGTTGCAAAATTACCAGATGTTCCTGTATTGGACGCTTTAGGGATGAATAATCCTTGGGGCTATCGCAATAAAGCGCAAATTCCAGTAAGAAAAATTGATGACAAACTGCAAACAGGATTTTTCAGAAAAAATAGTCACGATCTAATTCCATTAGAGCATTTCTATATTCAAGATCCTAAAATTGATGAAGCAGTGATTAAAATCCGTGATATTATGAGACGTTATAGTATCAAACCTTATAACGAATCAGACAACACAGGGAATTTGCGTCATATTGTTGTTCGTCGGGGCTATCATACGGGAGAAATGATGGTTGTCTTAATTACTAGAACACCAAAATTATTTCCAACAAGCAAAATCATTCCAGATATTTTAGAAGCCTTGCCTGAAGTTGTCAGCATTGTGCAAAATGTCAACGCTAAAAAGACGAATGTGATTTTTGGAGACGAGACGATTCTTCTACACGGAGAAGATAAAATAATCGATACGATTTTTGATTTGAAATTTGAAATCTCATCTCGTTCGTTCTACCAAGTAAATCCACAGCAAACAGAAGTAATGTATAATAAAGTGAAAGAATACGCAGCGTTGACCGGTGAAGAAGTCATTGTAGATGCTTATTGTGGGATCGGTACGATCGGTTTAACATTAGCAAAAGATGCAAAGCATGTTTATGGTGTAGAAGTGATTGAAGAAGCGGTGAAAAATGCTGAAAGTAATGCAAAACTAAACAATATCACTAACGCAACATTTACGGCAGGATTAGCAGAAGAAGCTTTACCAAGAATGATCGAAAATGACATCAAACCAGATGTCGTTATCGTTGATCCGCCACGTAAAGGTTTAGAAGTGAGTTTGGTTGAAACGTTGATTGAAACAAAACCTAAGCGTATCGTCTATGTTAGTTGTAATCCAGCAACATTAGCACGTGATTTAGCATTATTAGTTGAAGGCGGCTTTGAAGTGAAAGAAGTTCAGCCTGTTGATAATTTCCCACAAACCACGCATATTGAGTCAGTTACTTTGTTAACAAGGATGGTGTAA
- a CDS encoding diacylglycerol kinase: MKKARVIYNPTSGKELVKKNLADILSVLEECGYEASAFATTPDENSAKNEARRVAELGFDLVVAAGGDGTINEVVNGIAPLEKRPSMAIIPAGTTNDYARALKIPRDNIVKAAEVIKKNQTVKMDIGKAKDNYFINIAAGGHLTELTYEVPSELKSIFGYLAYLAKGAEMLPRVKPIKMRMEYDEGVYEGNASMFFLGLTNSVGGFEQIAPDAKLDDGKFSLIIVKTANVFEILHLAALMLNGGKHIEDNRLIYTKTSRLYAETLEENSSMMINLDGEYGGDAPMEFVNLHQHIEMFANADAIPSNAIMGSVLEDYNGTSEEDDDEYLETSKEFVREVERLTEEDIDGDGKIADKEK; this comes from the coding sequence ATGAAAAAAGCAAGAGTGATTTATAATCCAACTTCAGGAAAAGAGCTAGTTAAGAAAAATCTAGCTGATATTCTTTCAGTTTTGGAAGAATGCGGATATGAAGCTAGTGCTTTTGCCACAACTCCAGATGAAAATTCCGCAAAGAATGAAGCACGCCGTGTAGCTGAATTAGGGTTTGACCTAGTCGTTGCAGCCGGTGGTGATGGAACGATCAATGAAGTCGTGAATGGGATTGCTCCTTTAGAAAAACGACCGTCTATGGCGATCATTCCTGCTGGAACAACCAATGATTATGCAAGAGCATTAAAAATTCCTAGAGATAATATTGTCAAAGCAGCAGAAGTCATCAAAAAAAATCAAACGGTTAAAATGGACATCGGAAAAGCCAAAGATAATTATTTTATCAACATTGCAGCTGGTGGACATTTAACTGAACTAACGTATGAAGTGCCTTCTGAATTAAAAAGTATTTTTGGCTATTTAGCATACTTAGCTAAAGGAGCTGAGATGCTTCCACGAGTAAAACCAATCAAGATGCGAATGGAATATGACGAAGGGGTTTATGAAGGAAATGCATCTATGTTTTTCTTAGGACTAACCAATTCGGTAGGCGGATTTGAACAAATTGCGCCTGACGCCAAACTTGATGATGGAAAATTTTCTTTGATTATTGTCAAAACGGCTAATGTTTTTGAAATTTTACATTTGGCAGCACTCATGTTAAATGGCGGCAAGCATATAGAAGATAATCGGTTGATTTACACCAAAACGAGCCGTTTATATGCAGAAACATTGGAAGAAAATAGTTCTATGATGATTAATCTAGATGGTGAGTACGGTGGCGATGCACCGATGGAATTTGTCAATTTACATCAACATATCGAAATGTTTGCCAACGCAGATGCAATTCCTTCTAACGCAATTATGGGTTCTGTTTTAGAAGATTATAATGGAACCTCAGAAGAAGATGATGATGAATATCTTGAAACAAGTAAAGAGTTCGTTAGAGAAGTAGAGCGTTTAACAGAAGAAGATATTGATGGCGATGGTAAAATTGCTGATAAAGAGAAGTAA
- the gatB gene encoding Asp-tRNA(Asn)/Glu-tRNA(Gln) amidotransferase subunit GatB has product MNFETVIGLEVHVELKTNSKIFSPAPAHFGAEPNSNTNVIDWGYPGVLPVMNKQAIELGMKAALALNCEISKDTHFDRKNYFYPDNPKAYQISQFDQPIGHDGWIDIEVEGKTKRIRIERVHLEEDAGKNIHGDGGYSYVDLNRQGTPLIEIVSEADMRSPEEAYAYLEALRSIILFTEVSDVKMEEGSMRCDANISLRPYGQEEFGTKAELKNLNSMSFVKKGLAFEEKRQAKVLLSGGEIQQETRRFDETTNKTLLMRVKEGSSDYRYFPEPDVPRFAIDDEWIEKVRHSLPEMPASRRARYIKELGLPEYDAMVLTLTKEMSDFFEAALNEGADAKQVSNWLMGEVSAYLNSEKVELPDTKLTPKNLAGMITLIADGTISSKIAKKVFKELIENGGDAKEVVEAKGLVQLSDPSQLLPIINDVLDNNQQSVDDFKNGKDRAVGFLVGQIMKATKGQANPGVVNKLLQEELAKR; this is encoded by the coding sequence ATGAACTTTGAAACTGTCATCGGACTTGAGGTCCATGTAGAACTAAAAACAAATTCTAAAATCTTTTCACCAGCACCTGCTCACTTTGGAGCGGAGCCAAATAGCAATACGAATGTGATCGACTGGGGCTATCCAGGTGTGTTACCTGTAATGAACAAACAAGCGATTGAATTAGGTATGAAAGCAGCACTTGCGCTAAATTGTGAGATTTCAAAAGATACACATTTTGATCGTAAAAACTATTTCTATCCTGATAATCCCAAAGCTTATCAAATTTCTCAATTCGATCAACCAATCGGACATGATGGCTGGATCGATATCGAAGTTGAAGGAAAAACAAAGCGTATCCGCATCGAACGTGTGCATTTAGAAGAAGATGCAGGGAAAAATATTCATGGTGATGGCGGTTATTCCTATGTAGATTTGAACCGTCAAGGTACACCTCTAATCGAAATCGTTTCAGAAGCAGATATGCGTTCACCTGAAGAAGCGTATGCTTATCTTGAAGCATTACGTTCAATTATCTTATTTACAGAAGTTTCAGATGTAAAAATGGAAGAAGGCTCAATGCGTTGTGATGCCAATATTTCTTTACGTCCTTACGGTCAAGAAGAATTTGGAACAAAAGCTGAACTTAAAAACTTAAACTCTATGAGTTTTGTTAAAAAAGGTCTTGCATTTGAAGAAAAACGTCAAGCCAAAGTGTTGTTATCTGGTGGAGAAATCCAACAAGAGACTCGTCGTTTTGATGAAACAACTAACAAAACATTATTAATGCGTGTCAAAGAAGGATCAAGTGACTATCGTTACTTCCCAGAACCAGATGTACCACGTTTTGCGATCGATGATGAATGGATTGAAAAAGTTCGTCACAGTTTACCTGAAATGCCGGCGTCTCGTCGTGCTCGTTATATCAAAGAATTAGGCTTGCCAGAATATGATGCTATGGTTCTTACGTTAACAAAAGAAATGTCAGATTTCTTTGAAGCAGCGTTAAATGAAGGCGCAGATGCAAAACAAGTTTCCAACTGGTTGATGGGTGAAGTTTCTGCTTACTTAAATAGCGAAAAAGTAGAGTTGCCTGATACAAAATTAACGCCTAAAAACTTAGCAGGTATGATTACTTTGATCGCAGATGGAACAATCAGTTCTAAAATCGCTAAAAAAGTCTTCAAAGAATTGATTGAAAATGGCGGCGACGCAAAAGAAGTTGTTGAAGCAAAAGGTTTAGTACAATTGTCTGATCCGTCTCAATTATTACCGATCATTAATGATGTATTGGATAACAACCAACAATCTGTTGATGATTTTAAAAATGGAAAAGATCGCGCTGTTGGTTTCTTGGTTGGTCAAATTATGAAAGCGACGAAAGGCCAAGCGAACCCAGGCGTTGTAAATAAATTACTTCAAGAAGAATTAGCAAAACGCTAG